The stretch of DNA ACGGGACGCAGCTGCTGGATTGCGACCAGGCCGCGCCTTCGGCAATGGCTCCTGCTTTTCGTCGTGCGCTCGCTTGGTAACTTTTGACGTTGACGTTAATGTACTTCTTGCGCTCCTAGCACTGCTCCCTTCTGCTTTGGTGCCCTTGCCGCATGTACCGCTGCGCCGAGGAGCCCCGACTACAAATTCACGGAGACATTTCAAATGCCGACAGTTGCCGCTTTTACATGGAATGACAAGTTTAAGCTCGGTTATGACCCGATGGACGAAACGCATCAGGAATTCGTTGAAATCGTGAATGCAATGCTGTCTGCTCCCAATGCGGATCTGCTTGCGCACCTCGATGCTTTCCTGGTGCACGGCGAGGAGCATTTTGCGCAGGAACTCGCATGGATGACTGAAACCGACTTTCCCAGTACCGCGTGTCACGCCGATGAGCATGACGCGGTCATGAAGTCGGTGCGCGAGGTACGCGACCTGCTTGAAGCCGGCGGAGATCCGGCTACGGCCAGGAAGCTTGCAGCAGAACTAGAGCGGTGGTTTCCCCGACATACCGATTACCTTGATTCCGCACTGGCCCAATGGTTGGTAAAGAAACAGACCGGTGGGGTTCCGGTGGTGTTGCGGCGCAATATGAGGTTTGAGCCGTGAGGTCAGTGTCGCACTACGGGTAAAACATCGTATTTTGTCAGCAGCGCGGCCGAGGGCCGCGTTCGTTTTTCTACGCTCCTTACGCGCCGCCCTGGTCGCGCCGTTGATTTCACATCTGCCGCTTACCCGCGACAAGACATGCGATCCTCGTGCGGTCATCAATAGACTGGGGGGGCAACCTGTCGACGAGTTATTGCACGATCGTGCGCCACCGTGAGTCTGCAACCTCAACGCAAGTCCCATACCGCCGGTGCAAGCACATTGCAGTGGCAAGCTTCCGCTACATCCCTCCGAGCTGAAAAGGCCATCTCGTCACTGATACGGTACGGCATCCGCACGTTCGGATTAAGTTTCGCCCAGCCCGGCCATATTAAAAAACAGCCTAGATAGTTCATTTTTAGTCGTGGTTGGATCTTTCAGTACGAAATGTTCTTGCGTTCCAAATTCAACTTAATTAGAATCCTAACTATTCGATGCTAACAACAAATCAAAATGCGCACTGACAGACTCTGGTCTGTGCCATGCGCCGCTCCAGAGGCGCTCAATAAGAGGGGACAACTCAAATGACTCAGAGCAACGCCGTCGCCGGTGAGATGCAGACATTGGTACCGCTTTGCCCAGCAGATTCGTTGGCGCCGGGGCAGATGAGGGCGTGCCACGTTGCCAACGTGACGCCGCTGGCGATATTCAACCTTGATGGCGAATTCCTGGTGACCAGCAATATTTGTACGCACGAGGTCGCGCTACTGACCGACGGCTACTTCGAGGGTGACATCGTCGAGTGCGCGATGCATGGCGGCAGCTTCGATGTGCGTACTGGTGAGGCGAAACGCTTGCCATGTAGAGAGCGGCTGGAGACTTTTGCCGTGGTCGTGAAAGATGGCCAGGTGTTTGTAAAAATCTGATGCGATCCCAGTCAACGACGCGGACGAGTCCGCAGAATTTTCAGGTCCGAATTGGCCTTGGTGACACGCCTGCCTTTCAGTGCGGCAGCGATGAAACGCTGCTCGCTGCGGCGCTGAGGGCTGGACTGGGATTTCCCTACGAATGCCAATCCGGATCGTGCAGCAGTTGCCGCTTTCAGTTGCTTGAGGGGGAGGTCAGGGATGTGTGGTCGACGGCGCCCGGTTTGACTGCCGAAGAGCGCGACCAGGGCATTCGCCTGGGCTGCCAGAGCACGCCAGGCAGCGACTGCCGCATCAAGCTGCGCTTGAAGCTGGATTATGTCCCACCGGTGATGCCGACGCGTCAGCAAGCGCAGCTGGTCGATGTGGTGCCGCTCACCGAGGACATGGCTGAGTTCCGGTTTCGCACGGAGGCGCCTGCCGAGTTCCTGCCGGGACAGTTTGCGCTGCTTCGCTTGCAGGGCGTAGTTGGCACCAGGGCGTATTCGATGAGCAACCTGTCAAATGACGGGGGCAAATGGCATTTCATTGTCAAGCGGAAGCACGGCGGTCGCGGAACCTCGGTTCTGTTCGATGTGCTCAAGCGCGGTGATGATATTGAGCTGGAAGGGCCTTACGGGCGGGCCTATCTGCGCACCGATACCGGTCGGGACATCGTTTGCATCGGCGGCGGGTCCGGCCTCTCGCCGATGTTGTCGATCCTGCGCGGCGCGGTGGGCAATCCTGCAATGGCCGAACGGCGCCTGTTGATGTTCTATGGTGGACGAACACCGCAGGACCATTGCGTGCCAGACATTTTTGCCGGTGATTCCGAGCTCAAGCGACGTGTTGCCTTATGGAGCGCCATCTCCGATGTGAACGCTGAGACTGCAAAGTGGGAGGGTGAGCGTGGCTTTATCCATGAGGTGCTAGAGAAGCAACTTGGTCCGAACCCGGGTCAGTACGACTATTATTTCTGCGGCCCCCCACCGATGACGGATGCGGTCCACAAGCTGTTGTTACTCAAATGGGGCGTGCCATCGGCACAGCTTCATTTCGATCGCTTTATTTGAGCCGTATGTTTTCAACCGAAATACATCTTTCTTTTTTAGTCGCGCATGCAGTGATAACCCACCGTTTCGGACCGGTCATTCAGATTCAATCCATTAAAACCGCAACTTAATTGCCAACGAAGGAGAACGAACATGGGCTGGCTAGACGGACAAAGCATATTGTTGACAGGTGGTGCCGCAGGTCTCGGGCGAGAGCTCGTCAACAGGCTGGTAACGGAAGGCGCCAATGTCACCGTGTTGGACCGGAATGCGGCAGGGCTTGACGCCCTCGTCGACACGTTCAAAGGGCGGGTCGCGGGCGTGGTCGGCGACGTGCGCAACCTGGCCGATAACCGCAAGGCCGTCGACCTGGCGGTGGAGCGCTTCGGTAAGCTCGATACGTTCATCGGCAACGCCGGCATCTGGGACTATTCGGTGCCCCTGGTCGACCTGCCGGACGAGGCCATCAGCGAAGCCTTTGACGAGGTCATCGGAATCAACCTGAAGGGCTACCTGATGGGCATTAAAGCGGCGGCTCCAGCGTTAGTGCGCTCGCGCGGGTCCGTTATCTTGACACTGTCCAACTCGGCTTTTTATGCAGGCGGCGGCGGCGTGCTGTATACCTCGGCCAAGCACGCAGTGGTGGGCCTGATCAAGCAGGCAGCGCATGAGTTGGCCCCCTATGTACGCGTCAACGGTGTGGCTCCTGGCGGGATTGCTTCCGATTTGCGTGGGCCGAAAGCGCTGGGCATGGAGGAGAAGTCCCTGAGCTCGATATCCCTGGCCGACTTCGTCAAGGACATTGCTCCGATCGGCAGGCTCTCCGATACCGAGGAGTACACCGGTTCGTATGTCTACCTGGCTTCTGGCCGCAACTCGGCCCCGGCAACCGGCGTGATCATCAACTGCGATGGTGGCCTGGGCGTGCGCAGCGCCCTTGGTCCTGCCAATGGTGGCAAGGACCTATTGGAAAAGTTCGGCGGCTGAGCATACCTTGCCTGCACGCCAGCGTCATGCAGTGGACCTATCAAAGGAGAAACGGATGAGTATTAATCGTACCCAAGTCGACGTGGAATCGCTCGTCGACGTTAGAAACGGCATCCAAGCCAAGAAGATTTTTTGGGATCAAGAGATCTACGACCTTGAAATCGAACAGATTTTTGGAAAATGCTGGCAATTCCTCACCCATGACAGCTTGATCCCGAATCCAGGTGACTTCACCACCGGTTTTATGGCAGAAGATGAAGTGTTCGTCATGCGGCAGGACGATGGTTCTGTAAAAGCCTTCCTGAATGTGTGCTCTCACCGTGGCGCTCGGCTTGTAGCGGCGGAAGCGGGCAATGCACGCGCGTTCAGTTGCCCCTACCACGGCTGGTCTTACAGCATGGATGGCGCCCTGAAGGTAGTGCCAATGGAAAAAGAGTTATACCGTGGAGCGTTGGATAAATCGCAATTCGGCCTGCGTGAAATCCGCGTCGAGAGCTACCGCGGCCTTTATTACGGCAACCTCGACCCTCAAGCCCCTAGTCTCAGTGACTATTTGGGCGACGTGAAGTTTTATCTGGATATTTGGATGGAAGTCAACGGCGGCATCGAGTTGGTTGGCCCGCCGAGCCGTTCCTTACTAAACTGCAACTGGAAGACGCCGGCCGAAAACTTCGTCGGCGATGCCTATCACGTCGGGTGGACGCACGTTGCCTCGCTGATGGCACTTGGTGGCGAATTGTCGTCAATTGGCGGCATGGAGGCCCCGCCCAACGAGGGCCTCGGCATGCAGGTGACATCGCGATTCGGGCATGGCTTTGGTGTCCTTTGGGATACCGCCCCGGCTGTCCATGCGATTGGTTCCGACGCGGGCAAGCTCTACCGCGAATGGTTCGCCAGCAGGCGTCCCAAGATGGTGGAAAAACTGGGAGCACAAGTCGGTCGCATTTATGGCTCTCACCTCAATGGAACGATTTTCCCGAACAACTCGTATCTCTTGGGAACCAACTCCTTCAAGTTGTGGGTGCCACGCGGCCCGCATCAAATCGAAGTCTTCACCTGGACGATCGTGGAAAAGGAGATGCCCAGCGAACTGAAAAATGCCATTGTCACCGGCATGAATTCGACGTTCGGGACAGCTGGCATGCTTGAGTCCGACGACTCGGACAACATGGAAAGCATGACGCAAAACAACCGCGGGCGCGCGACCCGCGAAGGGAAGCTGAACTCACAACTCGGTCTCGGATTCGACAAGTTGGACAGTGTCTTTCCTGGCGTGATCGGCCAATCGGCCATTGGCGAAACCTCTTACCGGGGGTTTTACCGGGCCTATAAGGAAATCCTGGGGGCGGATAACTGGCAGACGATCCTCGATCTCGATCCGGACGCGTGGAAACGTGAGCTCACGGGCCAATAACAGTCAAACCAGCAGTCCAGGAGATGAAAAATGAATGAACTCATACCCGTGCGTGGAGCTGAATGCGAAGAAATCGTCAGCAATCTCTACAGAGAAGCCCGGCTGCTCGATCAGGAAGAATATCGGGAGTGGCTGAAAATGGTCCATGCCGATATCCAGTACCAGGCATTCTTCCAGCAACTGCGGTATCGCAAGGACAAACGATACAAGCTGCCCGACAAGGTTTACACGATTGACGAGCGTCATGACTTCCTCGTTGCACGCATCAGGCAATTTGAAACGGGCATGCAATGGTCCGTTGACCCAGCCGAACGGATCCGGAGGTTCTTGTCAAACGTCGAGGTGTTCAAGGCCGCAGATACTGGCAACTACCATGTTTTGCTCAACGTCTTCGTCGTGCGTAACCGGCGTGTTCACGATGAGACCACCTATTCCTATGGCCGCGAGGAAGAGTGGGTCCGCGGTGAAGCGGGGTTGCAACTTCTCAAGAGGGTGGTCAGTCTCGATCAGCGCTTCCTTCACGGCAAGAATTTGAACTTCTTCCTGTGACAAACGACGACGCTGAGAGCATGCACAGCTTTATATATTCGTCACAAATGCTGAAGGTCTTCTACCGGCTCCACTGGCCCCTGGCTGACCTTCATTTACTCGAAGTGCGTTATCAGGCGGCCGTTTGTGGCGTGGCTGTTATTTAACTGAAGGCATATTCTCCCATGCTGGATTTTTATTTTGATTTCGTCAGTCCGTTCTCCTATCTCGCCAACATTCGGTTGGCCGGGATTGTGCAGCGCTATGACATTGCGGTTTCTTACAGGCCGATTGAAATTGGAGCTGCCAAACGCGCGATTGGCAATGTGGGACCGTCGAACCGGGATATGCCTGTCAAGTTATCGCACCTGTCGAAGGATCTGCAGCGCTGGGCGCAACGGTATGGGGCGCCGCTCGAGTTCCCTCCAAGCTTCGACGCCCGGCGTTTGAACACCGGCTTCTTCTATGCTGCGGGAAAAGGTCGCCAGGCCGAGTACGTCAGCCGCGCTTTTCACCTGACCTGGGGGCTGGGGCAAGCGTTTGGCGATGAGAAGGTGTTGCGGGAGGTCGCTTCCGGCTGGAATGTCGATGAGTTCATACGGTACACAGATTCAGAGGACGGCGCGCATGCATACAAGAAGTCGACCGACGAAGGCATTGCTCGCCAGGTCTTCGGCGTTCCAATGGTGGTGATCGGAGAAGAAATGTGGTGGGGAAATGACCGCCTGGACTTCGTCGCTGAATATCTGGAATCGCGGAAGTCGAACTGAGATGCAGAGCATAACAAGGGGCACCCTGCGCCGAATTTTTGGCCTGCGTTCGATAAGCGAAAGCCACCAATCCAATCTACTTTTTTTCGATCAAAGCGCCCGTGAAAACGGGCCATCGATGACATCCTCCAGTTTAAGGCATTCCACCCTATGAAGCCACGCAACTCCCTGACTCGCAAGGCATTAGTGACAACTGCCGTTCGAATGATTTCTGAAGGCCGCATGGATAATGCGACGATCGACGACATCGTGGACGAAGCCGACGTTGCCAAGGCAAGTTTCTACAAGCATTTCCTGAATCGCGATGCGCTCAAGGCGCATGCGGATGATGCAGTCCGGGCCGAGTTGTTTGAGATTATCAATGTAATCAGCGACGGGGTCGAAGATCCCGCAACCTACCTCACGCTGGGCATGCTGGCCGTGTTTCGTTTCGGGCTGGAGAACAAGCTCAGTGCACGCGTGCTGTTGCACATGCCGTCCGATGTGGTTAATCCCGCGCGGGCAGACAACGCCCCTATCCTGGCCATGTTTGAGCGAGGGATTGAAAAGGGAATTTTCAAGCTCTCGAACATGGACACCGGCCTGGTCTTGCTGATGGGTTTGACGGACCTGGGGCTCGCCCGTTTGCTGGACGTACAAAAAGAATACCTTCAACTGCGCGGGGTGATGCACGGCCTCTGCATGGCACTGCTGCGTGGGCTGGGGGTAGACAACCGCCGTGCCGAACGCATCGTCCTTGACGCGATGATCAAGGTGATCGATTCGCCAGCGCTCATTTCAACAATTCAAAATCGGAACCGCAACGCGTTATAGAAACGATCGTCCCATGCCGGCATGCTTCACGCCATCCGGGCTTAATAACAAACTTATAGATGAGACTCAATTGATCAAGAAACTCTACGGTGCGCCTGGCGCCTGTTCACTGGCGGCACATATCGCGTTGCATGAGGCGGGTTTAACTTTCGATTACGTCCGGGTCGACCTTCGAACCCGCCAGGCGGAAGACGGCCGCAACCTGGATGAGCTGAACAGCAAGGGCTACGTGCCAGTACTCGAGCTGGAGGACCGGCAGATGCTGACCGAAGTGCCGGTTCTGCTGCGATACATCGCCGAGCTCGCGCCCGAGAAAGGGCTTGCACCGCCAGCAGGCACGCTGTCGAGTTATCGCATGCAGGAATGGCTCTCCTTTACTAATAGCGAACTGCATAAGGGATTCGGCCCGCTGTTCATGCCGGACGCTGGCGAAGAAGCGAAGACGCAAAGTCGGGCGAGGGTGCTGCAGCGGCTGACCTGGGTCGATGCGCAACTTGCTGGGCGGCCCCATCTTGTTGGCGAGCAGTTCACGGTTGCTGATGTCTATCTGTTCGTCGTTGCTTCCTGGACGAGGTTTGTAGGCATCGATATCTCGGAAATGACACGACTGGGCCCTTACCTCGCGCGTATCGCAAGGCGGCCGGCCGTGGTAGCAGCCATGGGTGCCGAAGGGTTGATGTGAAGCACCAGGACAGTACAAACCAGTTCTTTCCCTCGAACGGCGGCGCGCGGTTTGCGCTCGGCGCCACTCCCCTCCGCGCTGAACGCCGGGGTTCTCCGGAGCAAATGTGATGAAAATGAGCCCTTCCGATATCCGCGGTGTCTTCGGCATCATGCCAACGCCCGCGACCGAGGACGCCAGCCAGTGGCAAACGCGACAATCCGTCAACCTCGCGGAAACCGAGAAGATGGTGCGTTTGCTGGGCGCGGCCAAGATCGACATGCTGGCGACGACCGGCACCTTCGGTGAAGGTGCGACGCTGACCTGGGCGGAAACGCAGCTGTTTATCGACTGCGTGGTGCACGCCAACAAACGCGCGCTTCCCTTGTTCGCCGGTGTGACAACGCTGAATACGCGCGACACGATCGAGCGTGCCCGGGTGTTGATGGACATCGGTGTCGACGGCCTGTTCGTCGGTCGCCCGATGTGGTTGGCGATGGATGCCAAGGCGATCGTCCGCTATTACCAGGACATTGCTGCCGCGCTCCCTGGCGTGCCGATTGTTGCCTACGACAACCCGGTCGCATTCAAAGGGAAAATTTCCACTGAAGCCTACCTGGAGCTGGCAAAGATCCCAGAGGTGATCGCTTCCAAGCACACCGGTGGGCCTGCACTGGCCGAAGACATGCGTGCCGTGGGGGAGAAGATGCGGATATTGCCCTTGGCGACCGCCTGGCTGGCAGCCGCCGAACAATTGCCCGCGCTTGCCCTTGCCGCCTGGTCTGGCAGCGTGGCGTGCGCACCGACGGTAAACATGTTGCTGTCGCAAGCCATCCTGGCCCAGGATTGGGCGCGCGCCAGAGAGCTTTCAGACAAGTGCCAATGGGCTGAGTCCGCCATGTTTGTAGGCGGGGACCTGGCGGCCTTCATGGATTACAGCATCCAGATCGCGCATCTTCGCTTTGCAGCAGCTGGCCTGGTCACCCCGGGCCCTCCGCGGCCGCCCTATCTCGAGTTGCCGGATCACTACCGCGACGGTGCGATCGAGTGCGGCCGGCGCTGGAATCAGCTCGAGAGCGAATTCGCATCTGACCTTCCCCTAGCTCCCATCCACCTCGAAGAAAGGTTATAACAATGAGCGATCACTCCAAACCCGTGACTGAAGACATCGTCCCGCCTGAACTCCGTCAGTCGTATAAGGCCAACGGCCTGGTGCCGCTATGGGAGAGCGTTCCGGGGAGCGTCTTTGGGAAGCAGATCGAAGAGGCGCAGATCTGGCGCTGGTCAACCATGCTGCCAATCATCCAGGAAACGGCCAAGATAAGGGCCGCACACGTCCTAGACCGTCGTGTCTTGCTGATGACAAATCTGAAGCGGCTCCACGTGTGGGACGAGGCCGGCACGGGAACGCTGATGTTCGATTTCCAGTGCGTGATGCCGGGTGAGCGTGCCACTGCCCATCGGCATCCGATGAATGCCTTGCGCTTTGTCGTGCAATGCACCGGGGGAGTCAAATCAATTGTCGATGGCAAGGACTGCGCCATGGAGCCGGGAGATCTCATCCTCACGCCAGGCTGGTGCTGGCACGAACACACCAACGAAGGCAAAGATCCCATCATCTGGCTCGATGTGCTCGATGTGATGCTGCATCACTTCCTGGGTACGACTGGATTTCAGCCTGGCCCGGCACGGGATCTGCCCGCCCAGTTGTCAGACTCCGCATTCGCGCATGCCGGCATCGTACCCAAGCTGCAAGGCAGCGATCACGCCAGCCGTGGCTATTCGCCGATCTTCCGCTATCCGTGGGTCGAGGCGGTGGAGGCGCTCGCGGCCTCGCCTGCGACCCCGGATGGTTCGCGTGAGGTGCGCTACACGAACCCGCTGACCGGCGGGCCAGCGATGGACCTGATCGACGCCAGCTTGCTTCAGTTGGAACCAGGCAAGGCGACCCGCAAGTACAAGAGTTCCGCTGCAGCGATGTGCATCGTGGTCGAAGGTCATGGTGTCAGTCAGATCGGCGACAAGAGCATCGAATGGTCGCCGCATGACGTGTTCACCATGCCGGCCAACCTGTGGGCGAGCCATCAAGCCGAGGGAGGCACGGCACGCATTTTCCAGGTGTCTAGCCGCGAGGTATACCGTCGCCTGGGCCTTTTCACAGAAGCATTCGGAGAGTGACATGATGACCATGGCCCACGCCTACCCGCTGCCGGCATGCCGCGATCTGTTCTATGGGGGACGCTTCCATTTGCCGCAGGGAGGCTACGGTCGAACTGTGAACCCGGCGACCCAGGACGACCTAGGGCCGGTGGCCAACGCCAATGCAGCCGACGTGGATGCCGCCGTGCGGGCAGCGCACCTGGCGTTCCAGGCCTGGCGCAAGACGAAGCCTGAGGTGCGTGCAGCGGCGCTGCGCGAACTCGCGCACAGGCTGCGCGTCCATGCGGATGAGCTGGGCTTCCTGGATGCCATCAACTGCGGCAACCCCGTGCGTGAGATGGCCGGCGACGTGCACGCTGCAGCAGCGCAGGTCGACTACTTCGCGGGCCTGGTGCATGAGGCCAAGGGTGACACCCTTCCCATGGGGGAGGGCGTGCTCAACTACTCAGTGCACGAGCCCTTCGGCGTGGTCGTGCGTATCGTGGCCTATAACCATCCACTCATGTTTTTGGCAACCAAGCTGGCACCGGCTGTCGCGGCAGGAAACACGGTCGTCATGAAGGCTGCCACGCAAGCCCCCTTGTCC from Massilia sp. WG5 encodes:
- a CDS encoding 2-hydroxychromene-2-carboxylate isomerase encodes the protein MLDFYFDFVSPFSYLANIRLAGIVQRYDIAVSYRPIEIGAAKRAIGNVGPSNRDMPVKLSHLSKDLQRWAQRYGAPLEFPPSFDARRLNTGFFYAAGKGRQAEYVSRAFHLTWGLGQAFGDEKVLREVASGWNVDEFIRYTDSEDGAHAYKKSTDEGIARQVFGVPMVVIGEEMWWGNDRLDFVAEYLESRKSN
- a CDS encoding cupin domain-containing protein; its protein translation is MSDHSKPVTEDIVPPELRQSYKANGLVPLWESVPGSVFGKQIEEAQIWRWSTMLPIIQETAKIRAAHVLDRRVLLMTNLKRLHVWDEAGTGTLMFDFQCVMPGERATAHRHPMNALRFVVQCTGGVKSIVDGKDCAMEPGDLILTPGWCWHEHTNEGKDPIIWLDVLDVMLHHFLGTTGFQPGPARDLPAQLSDSAFAHAGIVPKLQGSDHASRGYSPIFRYPWVEAVEALAASPATPDGSREVRYTNPLTGGPAMDLIDASLLQLEPGKATRKYKSSAAAMCIVVEGHGVSQIGDKSIEWSPHDVFTMPANLWASHQAEGGTARIFQVSSREVYRRLGLFTEAFGE
- a CDS encoding aromatic ring-hydroxylating dioxygenase subunit alpha; protein product: MSINRTQVDVESLVDVRNGIQAKKIFWDQEIYDLEIEQIFGKCWQFLTHDSLIPNPGDFTTGFMAEDEVFVMRQDDGSVKAFLNVCSHRGARLVAAEAGNARAFSCPYHGWSYSMDGALKVVPMEKELYRGALDKSQFGLREIRVESYRGLYYGNLDPQAPSLSDYLGDVKFYLDIWMEVNGGIELVGPPSRSLLNCNWKTPAENFVGDAYHVGWTHVASLMALGGELSSIGGMEAPPNEGLGMQVTSRFGHGFGVLWDTAPAVHAIGSDAGKLYREWFASRRPKMVEKLGAQVGRIYGSHLNGTIFPNNSYLLGTNSFKLWVPRGPHQIEVFTWTIVEKEMPSELKNAIVTGMNSTFGTAGMLESDDSDNMESMTQNNRGRATREGKLNSQLGLGFDKLDSVFPGVIGQSAIGETSYRGFYRAYKEILGADNWQTILDLDPDAWKRELTGQ
- a CDS encoding TetR/AcrR family transcriptional regulator, whose protein sequence is MKPRNSLTRKALVTTAVRMISEGRMDNATIDDIVDEADVAKASFYKHFLNRDALKAHADDAVRAELFEIINVISDGVEDPATYLTLGMLAVFRFGLENKLSARVLLHMPSDVVNPARADNAPILAMFERGIEKGIFKLSNMDTGLVLLMGLTDLGLARLLDVQKEYLQLRGVMHGLCMALLRGLGVDNRRAERIVLDAMIKVIDSPALISTIQNRNRNAL
- a CDS encoding dihydrodipicolinate synthase family protein; this encodes MKMSPSDIRGVFGIMPTPATEDASQWQTRQSVNLAETEKMVRLLGAAKIDMLATTGTFGEGATLTWAETQLFIDCVVHANKRALPLFAGVTTLNTRDTIERARVLMDIGVDGLFVGRPMWLAMDAKAIVRYYQDIAAALPGVPIVAYDNPVAFKGKISTEAYLELAKIPEVIASKHTGGPALAEDMRAVGEKMRILPLATAWLAAAEQLPALALAAWSGSVACAPTVNMLLSQAILAQDWARARELSDKCQWAESAMFVGGDLAAFMDYSIQIAHLRFAAAGLVTPGPPRPPYLELPDHYRDGAIECGRRWNQLESEFASDLPLAPIHLEERL
- a CDS encoding non-heme iron oxygenase ferredoxin subunit, with protein sequence MTQSNAVAGEMQTLVPLCPADSLAPGQMRACHVANVTPLAIFNLDGEFLVTSNICTHEVALLTDGYFEGDIVECAMHGGSFDVRTGEAKRLPCRERLETFAVVVKDGQVFVKI
- the hcaB gene encoding 3-(cis-5,6-dihydroxycyclohexa-1,3-dien-1-yl)propanoate dehydrogenase, coding for MGWLDGQSILLTGGAAGLGRELVNRLVTEGANVTVLDRNAAGLDALVDTFKGRVAGVVGDVRNLADNRKAVDLAVERFGKLDTFIGNAGIWDYSVPLVDLPDEAISEAFDEVIGINLKGYLMGIKAAAPALVRSRGSVILTLSNSAFYAGGGGVLYTSAKHAVVGLIKQAAHELAPYVRVNGVAPGGIASDLRGPKALGMEEKSLSSISLADFVKDIAPIGRLSDTEEYTGSYVYLASGRNSAPATGVIINCDGGLGVRSALGPANGGKDLLEKFGG
- a CDS encoding hemerythrin domain-containing protein; translation: MPTVAAFTWNDKFKLGYDPMDETHQEFVEIVNAMLSAPNADLLAHLDAFLVHGEEHFAQELAWMTETDFPSTACHADEHDAVMKSVREVRDLLEAGGDPATARKLAAELERWFPRHTDYLDSALAQWLVKKQTGGVPVVLRRNMRFEP
- a CDS encoding 2Fe-2S iron-sulfur cluster-binding protein codes for the protein MRSQSTTRTSPQNFQVRIGLGDTPAFQCGSDETLLAAALRAGLGFPYECQSGSCSSCRFQLLEGEVRDVWSTAPGLTAEERDQGIRLGCQSTPGSDCRIKLRLKLDYVPPVMPTRQQAQLVDVVPLTEDMAEFRFRTEAPAEFLPGQFALLRLQGVVGTRAYSMSNLSNDGGKWHFIVKRKHGGRGTSVLFDVLKRGDDIELEGPYGRAYLRTDTGRDIVCIGGGSGLSPMLSILRGAVGNPAMAERRLLMFYGGRTPQDHCVPDIFAGDSELKRRVALWSAISDVNAETAKWEGERGFIHEVLEKQLGPNPGQYDYYFCGPPPMTDAVHKLLLLKWGVPSAQLHFDRFI
- a CDS encoding aromatic-ring-hydroxylating dioxygenase subunit beta, whose protein sequence is MNELIPVRGAECEEIVSNLYREARLLDQEEYREWLKMVHADIQYQAFFQQLRYRKDKRYKLPDKVYTIDERHDFLVARIRQFETGMQWSVDPAERIRRFLSNVEVFKAADTGNYHVLLNVFVVRNRRVHDETTYSYGREEEWVRGEAGLQLLKRVVSLDQRFLHGKNLNFFL
- the gstA gene encoding glutathione transferase GstA, whose protein sequence is MIKKLYGAPGACSLAAHIALHEAGLTFDYVRVDLRTRQAEDGRNLDELNSKGYVPVLELEDRQMLTEVPVLLRYIAELAPEKGLAPPAGTLSSYRMQEWLSFTNSELHKGFGPLFMPDAGEEAKTQSRARVLQRLTWVDAQLAGRPHLVGEQFTVADVYLFVVASWTRFVGIDISEMTRLGPYLARIARRPAVVAAMGAEGLM